In Pristiophorus japonicus isolate sPriJap1 chromosome 2, sPriJap1.hap1, whole genome shotgun sequence, one genomic interval encodes:
- the smim20 gene encoding small integral membrane protein 20, with the protein MSGQARVVLLFGGFAALLGAAFYPIYFRPLIYTEEYRQEQKLNRTGIKQEEIQPGGMKVWSDPFNRK; encoded by the exons ATGTCCGGCCAGGCGCGGGTCGTGCTGCTGTTCGGCGGCTTTGCCGCTCTTCTGGGAGCCGCCTTTTACCCCATCTACTTCCGGCCGCTGATTTACACCGAGGAGTACA GACAAGAACAAAAGTTGAACCGAACTGGAATAAAGCAGGAGGAAATTCAACCTGGAG GAATGAAAGTCTGGTCTGACCCCTTCAATCGGAAGTAA